In a single window of the Planctomycetia bacterium genome:
- a CDS encoding S9 family peptidase, which translates to MIRSWTALRVLVVLLGMTAALGADEPHPFTIHDMLAMERISDHQVSPDGDLIAFVLRTTDLEANKGRTDLWLIGAGGKNLRQLTTHPDADMNPRWTPDGKSILFISTRSGSSQVWRISVAGGEAEQITKLPLDVGCLVVSPDGKQIAVSMEVFPGESVDETKKQLDKKAKEKTTGQLYDRLFVRHWDTWKDGRRAHVFVRKLDAADSAFVDVMKDMDADSPSKPFGGPEEIAFSPDGMEILFSARDVGEKEAWSTDLDLYAAPVDGSQKPRCLTEANEALDTAPAFSPDGKTLAYLAMEKAGYEADRVRIVLKSWPDGEPKTLTELWDRSASEINWSSDGKTIYTTADNVGQHSLFAIDTVDGKDKVVLWEGRIGGPQVSGGRIVYSMNHLNGPSELYSIKPDGTGVERITHINDERVAATKMGEAEQFSFAGWNGEKVYGYVVKPIDFSADKKYPVAFLIHGGPQGSFGNDFHYRWNPQAYAAAGYAAIMIDFHGSTGYGQAFCDAIRDDWGGKPLEDLRLGLEAAIKRYSWMDGERVAALGASYGGYMINWIAGKWPDRFKCLVSHDGNIDEQMAYFDTEELWFPEWEHHGTPWDNPEGYQKHNPVNLVKHWQTPMLIIHGGLDYRVVDTQGLSSFTACQRRGIPSKFLYFPDENHWVLKPANSILWHETVLAWLDEWTKK; encoded by the coding sequence ATGATTCGAAGCTGGACGGCATTGCGTGTGTTGGTGGTCTTGTTGGGGATGACGGCGGCGCTTGGGGCGGATGAGCCGCATCCTTTCACGATTCACGACATGCTGGCGATGGAGCGAATCTCCGACCACCAGGTTTCGCCGGACGGCGACCTGATCGCATTCGTTCTGCGCACCACCGACCTGGAGGCTAATAAGGGTCGAACAGACCTGTGGCTGATCGGGGCCGGCGGAAAAAATCTGCGGCAGCTTACCACGCATCCCGATGCCGATATGAATCCGCGCTGGACGCCGGACGGCAAGTCAATCCTGTTCATTTCAACCCGATCGGGTTCGTCGCAGGTTTGGCGAATCAGCGTCGCGGGTGGGGAGGCGGAGCAGATCACGAAGCTGCCGCTTGACGTTGGGTGTCTGGTTGTTTCCCCCGATGGCAAGCAGATCGCCGTCAGCATGGAGGTCTTTCCCGGAGAGTCGGTGGATGAGACCAAGAAGCAACTCGACAAAAAGGCTAAGGAAAAGACGACGGGGCAGTTGTATGACCGGCTGTTCGTGCGCCATTGGGATACGTGGAAGGACGGGCGGAGGGCGCATGTGTTCGTTCGAAAGCTGGATGCGGCGGACTCCGCATTCGTGGATGTGATGAAGGACATGGATGCGGACTCTCCGTCGAAGCCGTTCGGCGGACCGGAAGAGATTGCGTTTTCGCCCGACGGAATGGAGATTCTGTTCTCCGCTCGCGACGTGGGTGAGAAGGAGGCTTGGTCGACAGACCTGGATCTGTACGCCGCACCGGTGGATGGATCGCAGAAGCCGCGCTGTTTGACCGAGGCCAACGAGGCATTGGATACGGCACCGGCTTTCTCACCGGACGGCAAGACGCTCGCGTACCTGGCGATGGAAAAGGCGGGCTACGAGGCGGACCGGGTGCGTATCGTGCTCAAGTCGTGGCCCGACGGTGAGCCGAAGACGCTGACTGAACTGTGGGACCGGTCGGCTTCCGAGATCAATTGGTCTTCTGACGGTAAGACGATCTACACGACGGCGGACAATGTCGGGCAGCACTCGCTTTTTGCCATCGATACGGTTGATGGGAAGGACAAGGTCGTGCTCTGGGAGGGGCGTATTGGTGGGCCGCAAGTTTCCGGCGGGCGAATCGTCTATTCCATGAATCACCTGAATGGACCTTCGGAGCTGTACAGCATAAAGCCCGACGGGACCGGCGTTGAGCGCATCACTCACATCAACGATGAGCGCGTCGCGGCGACGAAGATGGGAGAGGCGGAGCAGTTCTCGTTCGCCGGATGGAACGGCGAGAAGGTCTATGGCTATGTGGTCAAGCCGATCGACTTTTCGGCGGACAAGAAGTATCCCGTTGCGTTTCTCATCCACGGGGGGCCGCAGGGGTCATTCGGCAATGACTTTCACTACCGATGGAATCCGCAGGCGTACGCCGCGGCGGGTTATGCGGCGATCATGATCGATTTTCACGGATCGACCGGCTATGGGCAGGCGTTTTGCGATGCGATTCGGGACGACTGGGGCGGCAAGCCGCTGGAAGATCTTCGGCTGGGGCTTGAGGCGGCGATCAAGCGGTATTCGTGGATGGACGGCGAGCGTGTCGCGGCGCTGGGCGCCTCGTACGGCGGTTACATGATCAACTGGATCGCGGGCAAGTGGCCCGATCGATTCAAGTGCCTGGTCAGTCACGACGGAAACATCGACGAACAGATGGCCTACTTCGACACAGAGGAGCTCTGGTTTCCGGAGTGGGAACACCACGGGACGCCGTGGGATAACCCCGAGGGGTATCAGAAGCATAACCCCGTGAACCTCGTCAAGCATTGGCAGACGCCGATGCTCATTATTCACGGCGGTCTGGACTATCGCGTGGTCGATACGCAGGGGCTTTCGTCGTTCACCGCGTGCCAGCGCCGCGGCATTCCCAGCAAGTTTCTCTACTTTCCGGATGAGAATCACTGGGTGCTCAAGCCGGCCAACAGCATCCTGTGGCATGAGACGGTATTGGCGTGGCTGGACGAGTGGACGAAGAAGTGA
- a CDS encoding CPBP family intramembrane metalloprotease: MIAILLLLAIPILMWVVQSALLTKAGLPLRWRLNAGDAPAFVRTAGRITTQVCLISTIVIYPAIRGEPILAYYEGLLPLTRSSLLFSHGAAASSLFLCALFGAWLATDRLVIDIHHARRKWVKRLILLAPTALFGALVEELIFRGVLLADLLRSDWLPQGASIMLGALIFAGAHYVRAVKRRWTFPGHVLLGVLLCVAFLRTGSLWLPMGLHAGGIFMIMGIRPFVRYRGPAWLTGASIFPFAGVIGMAGLLLLTAFVSTYYGEAH; this comes from the coding sequence ATGATCGCCATCCTTCTGCTCTTGGCCATTCCCATCCTGATGTGGGTCGTGCAGTCGGCCCTGCTGACAAAGGCGGGACTTCCCCTTCGATGGCGACTCAACGCGGGCGACGCCCCGGCATTCGTCCGCACCGCCGGACGCATCACCACGCAAGTCTGTCTGATATCCACGATCGTCATCTACCCCGCAATCCGAGGCGAACCGATCCTCGCGTATTACGAGGGCCTGCTTCCACTCACGCGATCCTCCCTGCTCTTCTCGCACGGCGCAGCCGCCTCATCGCTTTTTCTCTGTGCCCTTTTCGGTGCATGGCTGGCCACCGATCGACTGGTCATCGACATCCACCACGCGAGAAGGAAGTGGGTGAAGCGCTTGATCCTCCTCGCCCCTACGGCCTTATTCGGCGCGCTGGTCGAGGAACTGATCTTTCGCGGCGTGCTCCTCGCCGATCTTCTCCGCTCCGATTGGCTGCCCCAGGGCGCGTCAATCATGCTCGGCGCACTGATCTTCGCCGGGGCCCATTACGTCCGCGCCGTCAAGCGACGCTGGACCTTTCCCGGCCACGTCCTGCTCGGCGTGTTGCTTTGCGTTGCTTTTTTGCGAACGGGAAGTCTGTGGCTGCCGATGGGGCTCCACGCCGGCGGCATCTTCATGATCATGGGCATCCGGCCGTTTGTTCGCTATCGCGGCCCCGCCTGGCTCACCGGCGCGAGCATCTTCCCATTCGCCGGTGTCATCGGTATGGCAGGTCTCCTCCTGCTGACCGCGTTCGTGTCGACCTATTACGGTGAGGCTCATTGA
- a CDS encoding immunoglobulin domain-containing protein: MAFSRTPKRINTAALAWAFVAPGAASAHAGNPSNVLSLESPACVGEDGDQIQVELWLRNPSQPITGFQAFIQFDPGALTYLGTPSCYAKCSGAIDPPCNRGPFQLQFPSNIASAGAFPGAMPGQLNISGSVAPSGACAAPATAESLIAILVFQVNAGQSCAGSQVEFRPFGNLNSEFSFQGSPIPTALSPTPVFVFDDTPPDISCPPDVMVPCTDSIVPSATGTAAASDTCSPALVSFTDTVTPGKDPAARTIFRTWTASDACGNLSTCLQTIEVIPAGPDTDSDGVLDCADNCPLTMNPDQADCDSNGIGNACDTNDPPEILQQPAQQFVCEGSAAGFSVGATSALPLSYQWRRDGDDLVDGPTASGSQSPNLTLDSVSASDAGDYDCLVTDVCGETVTDAAELVMFEAGTGDPSNDGQVDGLDIQGMVDAFLSGGPPATAFCACELTGDGVVNEADVAAFDALLLGL; this comes from the coding sequence TTGGCATTCTCACGCACACCAAAGCGAATCAACACCGCAGCTCTCGCATGGGCATTTGTCGCCCCGGGCGCGGCAAGCGCCCATGCAGGCAACCCGTCAAACGTTCTCTCGCTCGAATCACCCGCCTGCGTCGGAGAAGATGGCGATCAGATCCAGGTGGAGTTGTGGCTCCGAAATCCATCTCAACCCATCACCGGATTTCAGGCCTTCATCCAGTTCGACCCCGGCGCCCTGACATACCTCGGCACCCCCAGTTGTTACGCCAAGTGCTCCGGCGCCATTGATCCCCCCTGCAATCGCGGCCCCTTCCAGTTGCAGTTCCCGTCGAACATCGCGAGCGCCGGCGCGTTCCCAGGCGCGATGCCCGGTCAGCTCAATATCAGCGGATCGGTCGCCCCATCCGGCGCATGCGCCGCACCCGCAACCGCGGAATCGTTGATCGCCATTCTCGTCTTTCAGGTCAACGCCGGGCAAAGCTGCGCCGGCTCACAAGTGGAGTTCCGACCTTTCGGCAACCTGAATTCAGAATTCAGCTTCCAGGGCAGTCCCATTCCCACTGCCCTGTCTCCGACGCCGGTCTTCGTCTTTGACGACACGCCGCCCGACATCTCCTGCCCTCCGGATGTCATGGTTCCATGTACCGATTCGATCGTCCCTAGTGCCACCGGTACGGCAGCGGCATCCGACACCTGTTCGCCGGCCCTCGTTTCATTCACCGATACAGTCACCCCCGGCAAGGATCCCGCCGCGCGAACCATCTTCCGCACATGGACCGCGTCCGATGCCTGCGGCAACCTCTCCACATGCCTGCAAACAATTGAAGTCATCCCCGCCGGGCCCGACACCGATTCCGACGGCGTCCTGGATTGCGCCGACAATTGTCCCCTTACGATGAATCCCGACCAGGCCGATTGCGACTCAAACGGCATCGGCAACGCATGCGACACCAACGACCCGCCCGAGATTCTCCAGCAGCCGGCGCAGCAATTCGTCTGCGAAGGTTCCGCCGCGGGCTTTTCGGTCGGCGCGACAAGCGCCTTACCGCTCTCCTACCAATGGCGGCGCGATGGCGATGATCTTGTCGATGGCCCGACCGCTTCCGGCTCGCAGTCGCCCAATCTGACACTAGACTCGGTCTCCGCAAGCGACGCCGGAGACTATGACTGCCTCGTCACCGATGTGTGTGGTGAAACAGTCACCGACGCAGCGGAGTTGGTGATGTTTGAGGCCGGAACCGGCGACCCGTCGAATGACGGACAAGTCGACGGGCTGGACATTCAGGGAATGGTGGATGCCTTCCTCAGCGGAGGCCCGCCCGCGACCGCATTTTGTGCCTGTGAATTAACCGGCGACGGAGTCGTCAACGAAGCAGACGTCGCCGCGTTCGACGCCCTGCTGCTGGGCTTGTAG
- a CDS encoding phenylacetate--CoA ligase family protein translates to MTIICGDKITSASRTADPRLCGGSSISRPVELLLDRQLGYVAGRSAFYQRKWEFRKACPTSSDFVELPFTTRRELQNDQDETPPFGSYLAADRAIISRVHRTSGSTGKSLLIALSAADVERTIERGAACLSAAGAGPGDLIVHCLNYCLWSGGVTDHQCLERTGAGVIPFGVGRSAELIETIIRLKPTGIHCTPSYLGRLEERLLADFGRSPRELGLRIGLFGGEPGLQDPRFRSRIEAKWGFRAVDANYGMAEVLSIFGAECDARCGLHFEGGDAVWAEIRKVDSDEAVAFDVGATGELVLTHLQRECQPLVRYRTSDVVEVLATEPCECGRASPRFRVIGRVDDMIVVRGLNVFPSTIAEVINTFSDQLSGAYFIDVDRHDPIRRIVVRAEASGSFGDASVGDRLGEAILARLGIRVEVELASCGSLPAEESKTQRVRRVL, encoded by the coding sequence ATGACGATTATCTGCGGCGACAAAATAACTTCGGCGAGTCGGACCGCTGACCCTCGGTTGTGCGGCGGGTCATCGATCAGTCGACCGGTCGAGTTGCTCCTGGATCGACAGCTTGGGTATGTGGCGGGGCGGAGCGCGTTTTATCAGCGGAAGTGGGAATTTCGAAAGGCGTGTCCGACGTCGAGCGACTTTGTCGAGCTGCCATTTACGACGCGACGGGAACTGCAGAATGATCAGGACGAGACGCCGCCGTTTGGAAGCTATCTTGCGGCGGACAGGGCGATAATTTCGCGCGTGCACCGGACCTCGGGTTCGACGGGTAAGTCACTGCTTATCGCGCTGTCGGCGGCGGACGTGGAGCGGACGATTGAGCGCGGGGCGGCGTGCCTCTCCGCAGCGGGGGCGGGGCCCGGCGATTTGATCGTTCATTGTCTCAACTACTGCCTGTGGTCCGGGGGGGTGACGGATCATCAGTGTCTGGAGAGGACCGGTGCGGGGGTGATTCCCTTCGGCGTCGGACGCTCGGCTGAGTTGATCGAGACGATAATTCGGCTGAAGCCGACAGGCATTCACTGCACGCCCTCGTACCTGGGCCGGCTGGAGGAACGGCTGCTCGCCGATTTTGGGAGGAGTCCACGGGAACTGGGGCTTCGGATTGGCCTCTTCGGCGGCGAGCCAGGTTTGCAGGATCCGCGATTCAGGTCGCGGATTGAGGCGAAGTGGGGGTTTCGTGCGGTTGATGCGAACTATGGGATGGCAGAAGTTCTTTCGATCTTCGGGGCTGAGTGCGACGCACGGTGCGGGCTGCACTTTGAAGGCGGCGACGCGGTCTGGGCCGAGATTCGCAAGGTCGATTCCGATGAGGCGGTCGCCTTTGACGTGGGTGCGACGGGCGAGCTTGTGCTGACGCATCTTCAACGGGAATGCCAGCCGCTTGTCCGGTATCGAACATCGGACGTCGTGGAGGTTCTGGCCACCGAGCCGTGCGAGTGCGGGCGGGCGAGTCCGCGGTTTCGGGTGATCGGGCGGGTGGACGACATGATTGTGGTGCGCGGGCTGAATGTATTTCCGTCGACGATTGCCGAAGTGATCAACACGTTTTCGGATCAACTGTCGGGGGCGTACTTTATTGACGTCGACCGGCACGATCCCATCCGGCGGATTGTCGTCCGTGCGGAGGCGAGCGGCTCGTTCGGCGATGCGTCGGTCGGCGATCGGCTCGGTGAGGCGATTCTTGCCCGGCTGGGGATTCGCGTCGAGGTTGAGCTGGCGTCGTGCGGTTCGCTGCCGGCCGAAGAGAGCAAGACGCAGCGGGTTCGCCGGGTTTTGTAG
- a CDS encoding GNAT family N-acetyltransferase has product MGKHGATCDQTDRSASHDAEEVVIRSWRPGDTPAINAFYNDPAIRPAAGAKGAMPRSQEQWSWEFSPRGLPPTGYGVATSGGRIVGIQAYIPLTMRFAGERVLTGKDEDTLVHADYRGRGILDRLYELIIERAEQGGVAMLWGFTNTAVRPLLRNGFRSLGTFDSMTLSIGSDCDRISARGTDALTGGCEVTVEEIRSPDARMDQFADLFASQSGGMGLDLSADFLRWRVFENPFRAYKVFAAVEGGDIVGLGIFKAEPQRRTGFVSDLAVLSDAGPGMRAIQCGLLAAGIEYFKSLGFSIVEARAAGDHRYNRELRSLLADVGFNRVAVANPPEFLVRPVAMDSPAVLDMANWRICELMREY; this is encoded by the coding sequence ATGGGTAAGCACGGGGCGACGTGCGATCAGACTGATCGATCTGCGAGTCATGACGCGGAAGAAGTTGTCATCCGTTCGTGGCGGCCCGGTGACACTCCCGCGATTAATGCGTTTTATAACGATCCGGCGATTCGACCGGCAGCCGGGGCGAAGGGGGCCATGCCGCGCAGCCAGGAGCAGTGGTCGTGGGAATTCTCGCCGCGCGGACTGCCGCCGACGGGATATGGCGTTGCAACCAGCGGCGGTCGCATTGTCGGCATTCAGGCGTACATTCCGCTGACGATGCGGTTTGCGGGCGAGCGCGTTCTTACCGGCAAGGACGAAGACACGCTGGTGCATGCGGACTATCGGGGCCGGGGGATTCTCGACCGACTTTACGAGCTGATAATTGAGCGAGCGGAGCAAGGCGGGGTCGCGATGTTGTGGGGGTTCACGAATACGGCGGTTCGCCCGCTGTTGCGAAATGGGTTTCGATCGCTGGGCACTTTCGACTCGATGACGCTGAGCATTGGTTCGGACTGTGACAGGATATCGGCCCGAGGCACTGACGCGCTTACGGGCGGATGCGAAGTGACGGTTGAGGAAATCAGGTCGCCCGATGCGCGGATGGATCAGTTCGCGGATTTGTTCGCGTCGCAGAGCGGCGGCATGGGGCTCGATCTGTCGGCTGATTTTCTCAGGTGGCGTGTCTTCGAGAATCCGTTTCGCGCTTACAAGGTTTTCGCTGCGGTGGAGGGCGGTGACATCGTCGGGCTGGGGATTTTCAAGGCTGAGCCACAGCGGCGGACCGGGTTCGTCTCCGATCTGGCGGTGCTGTCCGATGCCGGGCCGGGTATGCGGGCGATTCAGTGTGGGTTGCTTGCGGCGGGCATTGAGTATTTCAAAAGCCTCGGCTTCTCGATCGTGGAGGCGAGGGCCGCGGGCGACCATCGATACAACCGCGAACTGCGATCGCTACTGGCGGACGTCGGATTCAATCGGGTCGCGGTTGCGAATCCGCCGGAGTTTCTGGTGCGACCGGTGGCGATGGATTCGCCGGCGGTGCTGGACATGGCAAATTGGCGCATTTGTGAACTGATGCGGGAGTATTAG
- a CDS encoding ABC transporter ATP-binding protein produces MSTPAIGLRRVHKRFRRGSRHDSLRDWVAAALTPRSSKRQAHPDDFWAVHDISFEVQPGEAFGIIGPNGAGKSTLLKLLAGILRPSQGEIGIHGRVSALIELGAGFHGDLTGRENIYLNASILGMTRAEARGKFDEIVEFAGIGSFLDTPVKRYSSGMHARLGFAIAAHVNPQILLVDEVLSVGDRVFRAKCMGKMREFLREGVAVVFVSHDLGAVARFCDRALVVERGGEVFCGPVAKAVATYYDACSESLNSCVADGTPLVDVKQFCVRDSRNEEASSCAPGERLSVEMDIVFNVEIPAPSFGLSIVRSEDHLGVFETSSTRLGYESPPGRVGETYRIRYDFQANLLPGEYSIGYHVRDRESLTYAAQDAYAAKIMVDGESDCGGIVHINPEFSHTIREAAATKRPLSPVATGDRHG; encoded by the coding sequence ATGTCAACGCCGGCGATTGGATTACGGCGCGTCCATAAGCGGTTCCGACGCGGCTCGCGGCACGACTCGCTGCGCGACTGGGTCGCCGCCGCGCTGACACCCAGGTCCTCCAAGCGGCAAGCCCACCCCGACGACTTCTGGGCGGTTCACGACATCAGCTTTGAGGTGCAGCCGGGGGAGGCCTTTGGGATCATCGGTCCGAACGGCGCCGGCAAGAGTACACTGCTGAAACTGCTGGCCGGCATCCTTCGGCCTTCGCAGGGCGAGATCGGGATTCACGGGAGAGTCTCGGCGCTGATTGAGCTTGGAGCAGGTTTTCACGGCGATCTGACGGGCCGGGAGAACATTTATCTGAACGCGAGCATTCTCGGTATGACGCGCGCCGAGGCTCGTGGGAAATTCGACGAGATCGTAGAGTTCGCGGGGATCGGATCATTCCTGGATACACCGGTCAAGCGCTACAGCAGCGGGATGCACGCCCGACTGGGATTCGCCATCGCGGCGCACGTGAATCCGCAGATTCTTCTGGTTGATGAAGTGCTGTCGGTGGGGGACCGGGTATTTCGTGCGAAGTGCATGGGAAAGATGCGCGAGTTTCTTCGGGAGGGCGTGGCGGTTGTCTTCGTGTCGCACGATCTGGGCGCGGTCGCGCGCTTCTGTGACCGGGCGCTGGTCGTGGAGCGCGGTGGGGAGGTCTTTTGCGGGCCGGTCGCGAAGGCGGTTGCGACCTATTATGATGCATGTTCGGAGTCACTCAATTCCTGCGTTGCAGACGGGACGCCGCTGGTTGACGTCAAGCAGTTTTGCGTGCGGGACAGCCGCAACGAGGAGGCGTCGAGCTGCGCGCCGGGCGAGAGACTGAGCGTCGAGATGGATATTGTCTTCAACGTGGAGATTCCGGCTCCGTCGTTCGGGCTGTCGATCGTCCGGTCTGAGGACCACCTCGGTGTCTTTGAAACGAGCAGCACGCGGCTGGGATACGAGAGCCCGCCGGGACGGGTGGGGGAGACTTACCGAATTCGCTACGACTTTCAGGCGAATCTTCTGCCGGGGGAGTATTCGATCGGGTATCACGTGCGCGACCGGGAGTCGCTGACGTACGCGGCGCAGGATGCCTACGCGGCGAAAATAATGGTGGACGGGGAATCGGACTGCGGCGGCATTGTGCATATCAATCCTGAGTTCAGCCATACGATTCGAGAGGCGGCGGCGACCAAGCGCCCACTGTCGCCGGTGGCGACGGGTGATCGACATGGGTAA
- the aspS gene encoding aspartate--tRNA ligase encodes MPLPYNERTHDCGALRAGDAGRTVLLAGWVDNFRDLGGMVFIDLRDRGGITQLRFDPTTDPKAHEVARSLRSEYVICVRGEVVHRGDKVNPNLPTGEIEVKAHEIDLLSKSKTPPFLIADEIETNEDLRLQTRFLDLRRAPVQKGLMLRHRITKTIRDYFDKHGFVDVETPILTKSTPEGARDYLVPSRLQHGSFYALPQSPQLFKQLLMIGGMDRYMQIARCFRDEDLRADRQPEFTQVDVEMAFVQPEDVMGHVETCLAEVMRTAIGVEIKLPLPRISYAEAMNSYGRDAPDLRYGMKIKEVTEIAKQTDFKVFREPIDAGGVVRCIVVERGAEMTRKEIDGLTEEIKGIGAGGLPLVKIADEGGKIVFQTGIAKFLENEDVKKQLLEATGAKAGDMIMFAAGTEANVCKHLGWLRGTIADRKGMIPENQWAMCWVVDFPLFGYDEEEKAVYPMHHPFTSPKDEDLHLMGVGSSEVPPKEDLLKVRAKAYDVVLNGIELGGGSIRIHRSDVQGTVFKLLGLTEEEARQKFQFLMEALQYGAPPHGGIALGLDRIVMLLGGFDSIRDVIAFPKVASGACPLTDAPSEVSTKQLRELGLDRLRT; translated from the coding sequence GTGCCCTTACCCTACAACGAGCGGACTCATGATTGCGGGGCCTTGCGCGCCGGGGATGCCGGGCGGACCGTGCTTTTGGCCGGGTGGGTGGACAACTTCCGGGACCTGGGGGGGATGGTTTTCATCGATCTGCGCGATCGCGGGGGGATTACGCAGCTTCGGTTTGACCCGACGACGGACCCGAAGGCGCACGAGGTGGCGCGGTCGCTGCGGAGCGAATATGTCATTTGCGTTCGCGGCGAGGTGGTTCATCGCGGCGACAAGGTGAACCCGAACCTGCCGACCGGCGAGATCGAGGTGAAGGCCCACGAGATCGATCTGTTGTCGAAGTCCAAGACGCCGCCGTTTTTGATTGCGGACGAGATCGAGACGAACGAGGACCTTCGATTGCAGACGCGGTTTCTGGACCTGCGGCGGGCGCCGGTGCAGAAGGGGCTGATGCTGCGCCATCGCATTACGAAGACGATCCGCGACTACTTCGATAAGCACGGTTTCGTCGATGTCGAGACGCCGATTCTGACCAAGTCTACGCCTGAGGGGGCGCGGGACTACCTGGTGCCGTCGCGGTTGCAGCACGGCTCGTTCTATGCGCTTCCGCAGTCGCCGCAGCTCTTCAAGCAGCTTCTGATGATCGGCGGGATGGATCGGTACATGCAAATCGCGCGGTGTTTTCGCGATGAGGATTTGCGAGCGGATCGCCAGCCGGAGTTCACGCAGGTGGACGTGGAGATGGCGTTCGTGCAGCCGGAAGACGTGATGGGGCATGTCGAGACGTGCCTGGCGGAAGTGATGCGCACGGCGATCGGGGTGGAAATCAAGCTTCCGCTGCCGCGGATCAGCTATGCGGAGGCGATGAATTCGTACGGCCGCGACGCGCCGGACCTGCGGTACGGCATGAAGATCAAGGAAGTGACCGAGATCGCGAAGCAGACCGACTTCAAGGTTTTTCGGGAGCCGATTGACGCGGGCGGCGTCGTGCGGTGCATCGTCGTGGAGCGCGGGGCGGAGATGACGCGCAAGGAGATCGACGGCCTGACCGAGGAGATCAAGGGCATCGGCGCCGGCGGACTTCCATTGGTGAAGATCGCCGATGAGGGCGGCAAGATCGTATTCCAGACGGGCATCGCGAAGTTCCTGGAAAACGAGGACGTCAAGAAGCAACTGCTCGAAGCGACCGGGGCGAAGGCCGGGGACATGATCATGTTCGCGGCGGGCACCGAGGCGAATGTCTGCAAACATCTCGGTTGGCTGCGCGGCACGATCGCCGATCGCAAGGGAATGATCCCGGAGAATCAGTGGGCGATGTGCTGGGTGGTGGACTTCCCCCTGTTTGGATATGACGAGGAGGAGAAGGCCGTCTATCCGATGCATCATCCGTTTACGAGCCCGAAGGACGAGGATCTGCACCTGATGGGCGTGGGGTCGAGTGAGGTGCCGCCGAAAGAAGACCTGCTGAAGGTGCGTGCCAAGGCCTATGACGTGGTGCTCAACGGTATTGAGCTGGGTGGCGGCTCAATCAGAATTCACCGGAGCGACGTGCAGGGGACGGTCTTCAAGCTGCTGGGTCTGACGGAAGAGGAGGCGCGGCAGAAGTTTCAGTTCCTTATGGAGGCGCTTCAGTACGGCGCGCCGCCGCACGGAGGAATCGCGCTGGGGCTCGACCGCATCGTGATGCTACTGGGCGGATTCGATTCGATTCGGGATGTGATCGCATTTCCGAAGGTGGCAAGCGGGGCCTGTCCTTTGACTGATGCGCCGTCGGAAGTGTCGACGAAGCAGCTTCGGGAGTTGGGGCTTGACCGATTGCGCACGTAA